One segment of Carya illinoinensis cultivar Pawnee chromosome 1, C.illinoinensisPawnee_v1, whole genome shotgun sequence DNA contains the following:
- the LOC122302326 gene encoding amino acid transporter AVT1H-like: protein MREKISTYIGHLLCLQPSRLRRNCGQGSGETVLHGTAILDGQWVSSCRVNLEESKPSCMSDHMTIRKSNENGIDVEHHADQANGSFSHVVINMIGMLIGLGQLSIPYAMETGGWTSIFLLIGLGIIAAYSSLLLGKCLDKNPKLISYRDIAQQAFGTKGKFLTSTFIYMEIFMALVSYTISLHDNLITVLAGTHIKVPWTKLSTSQLLTIIAVLIALPSLWLRDLSSVSFLSSGGIVMSLLIFVSVASTAIFGGVKPNHSIPVLHIHNIPTIFGLYIFSYAGHIVLPNLYKAMKDPSRFAKASILSFTLVTALYTALAFVGARMYGPEVNPQITLSMPRHLLLTKIALWATVLTPMTKYALEFAPLAIHLEQKLPVKMSSKLKMIIRGSVGSLLLVLILALALSVPYFEYALSFTGSLVSVGICVIFPCAFYCKICWGQISKPVLMLNFTLIAFGSLLGVLGTISSSKLLVKSLQKRAHLA, encoded by the exons ATGCGGGAGAAGATATCAACATACATTGGGCACTTATTGTGCCTCCAACCCAGTCGTCTCCGGCGCAATTGTGGCCAAGGTTCGGGTGAGACAGTACTGCATGGCACTGCCATCTTGGATGGGCAGTGGGTGAGCAGCTGCCGCGTTAATTTAGAGGAAAGCAAGCCGTCATGCATGTCTGACCACATGACCATCCGGAAGTCAAATGAAAATGGCATAGACGTGGAGCACCATGCAGATCAGGCCAATGGTTCTTTTTCTCATGTTGTGATCAATATGATTGGGATGCTTATTG GCTTAGGTCAGTTATCAATTCCATATGCAATGGAAACTGGAGGATGGACCTCAATATTTCTGCTTATAGGACTTGGGATAATAGCCGCATATAGTTCTCTTCTACTTGGAAAGTGTCTTGACAAGAATCCCAAGTTAATTAGTTACAGGGATATTGCTCAACAAGCATTTGgaacaaaaggaaaatttttaacTTCAACCTTCATCTACATGGAAATTTTCATGGCACTTGTATCCTACACAATCTCATTACATGACAACCTAATTACAGTACTTGCAGGGACGCATATTAAAGTGCCATGGACTAAACTATCTACATCTCAGCTCCTAACCATTATTGCTGTCTTAATAGCACTTCCTAGTCTGTGGCTGAGAGATCTATCTTCCGTATCTTTCCTCTCCTCAGGCGGTATTGTCATGTCGCTTCTCATTTTTGTTTCAGTCGCATCCACTGCCATTTTCGGAGGTGTAAAACCCAACCACAGCATACCAGTCCTCCACATTCATAATATTCCCACAATATTTGGGTTATATATCTTCAGTTATGCAGGACACATTGTTTTGCCTAACTTATATAAAGCAATGAAAGATCCATCCAGGTTTGCAAAG GCATCTATTCTGAGCTTCACATTAGTGACAGCGCTTTACACAGCACTAGCATTCGTGGGTGCCCGAATGTACGGTCCTGAAGTCAATCCTCAAATCACTCTCAGCATGCCTCGACATCTTCTTTTGACAAAGATTGCATTATGGGCCACTGTGTTGACACCTATGACCAAATATGCTCTCGAATTTGCACCTCTTGCCATTCATCTTGAGCAAAAACTTCCTGTTAAAATGAGTTCCAAATTAAAGATGATCATAAGGGGTAGCGTAGGTTCACTTCTACTTGTACTGATATTAGCCCTGGCTCTTTCGGTGCCATATTTTGAGTACGCTCTCAGCTTCACTGGCTCCCTTGTTAGTGTCGGTATTTGCGTAATTTTCCCTTGTGCATTCTACTGCAAGATTTGTTGGGGTCAAATATCAAAGCCTGTCCTGATGCTAAACTTCACCCTCATTGCATTTGGCTCACTTCTCGGGGTATTGGGGACAATCTCCTCATCAAAATTACTTGTTAAAAGCCTGCAGAAAAGAGCTCACTTGGCCTAA